The proteins below come from a single Aegilops tauschii subsp. strangulata cultivar AL8/78 chromosome 6, Aet v6.0, whole genome shotgun sequence genomic window:
- the LOC109731503 gene encoding uncharacterized protein, giving the protein MSSPRRHPCPAAAPLDDDDLLSEILLRLPPLPSSLPRASLVCRRSRLLVSDPRFARRFRIHHRRNPPLPGFLHTGFDTAFREISFVPTLEPPNRVPFGHFSLMFDGSSGGGPLALLGCRHGLVLVYHASWKQILVWDPVTADQHRIAVPPGFARDDEGHTLLSGAVLRTAGDAQHFRVALTVVDDEDKQHRRALACVYSSETGVWGDVVSTPLPCEASAGRMLITDKPAVLVQNSLYWLPTGNLDVFLEFDLERQILAVIWMTVDLVAKGCYDICVTCAEDGGLGFFCVLQLDYIAQLWKRKTDYHGVASWVLGRTIELDNLIPSNLAGKLPIVVLGFAEDNNGVCLWIGGVFAIVHLESLQFKELFKSNRLFHCHPFESVYTAGNNTPSHIGFNKTKLMFNN; this is encoded by the coding sequence ATGAGTAGCCCCCGCCGCCACCCTTGCCCGGCGGCGGCGCCCCTGGATGACGACGACCTGCTCTCCGAGATCCTCCTCCGCCTACCCCCACTGCCATCCTCCCTCCCCCGCGCCTCTCTCGTCTGCCGGCGCTCGCGCCTCCTCGTCTCCGACCCTCGCTTCGCCCGCCGCTTCCGCATCCACCACCGCCGCAACCCTCCCCTCCCCGGCTTCCTTCACACAGGCTTTGACACAGCCTTTCGCGAGATCTCCTTCGTGCCTACTCTGGAGCCCCCCAATCGTGTCCCGTTCGGGCACTTCTCTTTGATGTtcgacggcagcagcggcggcggccccTTGGCGCTCCTTGGATGCCGCCATGGCCTGGTACTCGTCTACCACGCGTCTTGGAAACAGATCCTGGTGTGGGATCCTGTCACCGCCGACCAGCACCGGATTGCCGTCCCCCCAGGGTTTGCGAGAGATGATGAGGGGCACACCCTGCTCAGTGGAGCGGTGCTTCGTACCGCCGGAGATGCCCAACATTTTCGTGTAGCCTTGACAGTGGTGGACGACGAGGACAAACAACACAGACGAGCTCTCGCATGTGTGTACTCGTCAGAGACTGGAGTATGGGGTGATGTCGTCTCGACGCCGCTTCCATGCGAGGCTTCTGCGGGCAGGATGCTTATTACAGATAAGCCCGCTGTGCTGGTTCAGAATTCTCTTTACTGGCTGCCTACTGGGAATTTGGATGTATTTCTGGAGTTTGATTTGGAGAGGCAGATCCTAGCTGTGATATGGATGACAGTGGATTTGGTTGCCAAGGGCTGTTACGATATCTGCGTGACGTGTGCAGAGGATGGTGGTCTTGGTTTCTTCTGTGTGCTGCAGTTGGACTACATTGCCCAATTATGGAAGAGGAAGACTGATTATCATGGTGTTGCTTCATGGGTGCTAGGAAGAACTATTGAACTGGACAACCTAATTCCCTCGAATTTAGCAGGTAAATTGCCCATTGTGGTACTGGGGTTTGCTGAGGACAATAATGGGGTGTGCCTGTGGATAGGTGGCGTCTTCGCTATAGTCCATCTTGAGTCATTGCAGTTCAAGGAACTCTTTAAATCCAACCGCCTTTTTCATTGTCACCCATTCGAAAGTGTCTACACTGCAGGTAATAACACGCCTTCACATATTGGGTTtaacaaaaccaagttaatgtttAATAATTGA